A single Gemmatimonadota bacterium DNA region contains:
- a CDS encoding threonine/serine dehydratase, with product PTLADILKARQFLNKHLSPTPMYRSAAFSETLGLELHIKYENFQPIRSFKVRGGLYTMSLLDEEQRGRGVTTASTGNHGQGIAYGGGVMGVPVTVVVPHGTPKVKSDAIRRLGAELVIHGETIADGFARSREIAEETGMVYIEDGEDFGLMAGAGTIGLEIVEDLPDLDAVVLPVGGGNLIAGVATAIKATHPDVRLIGVQASNAPSVYRSWQEGRTVTTATCDTFAGGLATTYPGGLAFDVLKDRVDEMHLVTEEEMKQAIPVVLEHTGFIAEGAAAAVFALCMREAASWRGRRVAALFSGGNLGMDGVREMVRYLDDSLP from the coding sequence ACCCCACGCTGGCCGACATCCTGAAGGCACGTCAATTCCTCAACAAACACCTGTCTCCGACGCCCATGTACCGTTCCGCCGCGTTCAGCGAGACGCTGGGGCTGGAACTCCACATTAAGTACGAGAACTTCCAGCCCATCCGCTCCTTCAAGGTGCGGGGCGGTCTGTACACCATGTCCCTGCTCGACGAGGAGCAGCGCGGGAGGGGGGTCACCACGGCGTCCACCGGCAACCACGGCCAGGGCATTGCCTACGGCGGCGGCGTGATGGGCGTTCCCGTCACGGTGGTCGTGCCCCACGGAACGCCGAAGGTGAAGAGCGATGCCATCCGCCGACTCGGCGCCGAGTTGGTTATCCACGGTGAAACGATCGCCGACGGATTCGCACGGTCCCGGGAGATCGCGGAAGAAACCGGCATGGTGTACATCGAAGACGGGGAAGACTTCGGCCTCATGGCGGGTGCGGGCACCATCGGCCTGGAGATCGTGGAGGACCTGCCTGACTTAGATGCGGTGGTGCTGCCCGTGGGCGGCGGCAACCTGATCGCGGGCGTGGCCACGGCCATCAAGGCCACCCATCCGGACGTGCGTCTCATCGGCGTCCAGGCGTCCAACGCGCCGTCGGTGTACCGGTCCTGGCAGGAAGGCCGGACCGTGACCACGGCGACCTGCGACACTTTTGCCGGGGGCCTGGCGACGACCTATCCGGGCGGCCTGGCCTTCGATGTCCTGAAAGACCGGGTCGACGAAATGCATCTGGTCACCGAGGAGGAGATGAAACAGGCGATCCCAGTCGTACTCGAACACACCGGGTTCATTGCGGAAGGCGCAGCCGCGGCGGTATTCGCCCTGTGCATGCGCGAGGCGGCTTCGTGGCGGGGCCGGCGGGTCGCCGCGCTGTTCAGCGGCGGCAATCTCGGGATGGACGGCGTGCGCGAGATGGTCCGCTACCTGGACGATTCACTACCTTAA
- a CDS encoding thiamine pyrophosphate-requiring protein produces the protein MNVAQAVAHVLKQEGVEYLFAYPVNPLIETAAELDIRTVIVRQERIGLHMADAMSRLTSGRKIGVFCMQSGPGTENAYGGVAQAFGESVPIVVLPMGYRRQVAQLSPNFHAYLNFQHITKSCEYLVLPETVSEVMRRAFTQVRNGRPGPALVEFPTDLLGEEVPGTFDYRPTPSVRVGPDPDAVRDAAEALVAAERPVIYAGQGVHYAEAWPELQQLAELLEAPVTTSLDGKSAFPENHPLSLGNGGRSMPEPVHVFVQNADVIFGIGCSFTRTNFGLAMPEGKTYIHATLDPGDINKDVACHYPIVGDAALTLRALIDEVSDRLKKRPRGRYEGIVSEIQAIRRRWMNAWMPKLKDASTPFSPYRVISDMIDTVDIDRTIITHDAGSPRDQLTPFWPSTTPLSYIGWGKTTQLGYGLGLAMGAKLVHPDRLCINVWGDAAIGFTGMDFETAVRERIPILSVLFNNHSMAIEIPVMPTSQAKYGATDISGNYALMAEAFGGYGERVESPDEIIPALKRGIRKTEEGVPALLEFMTSKEIDFSFF, from the coding sequence ATGAACGTTGCGCAGGCGGTTGCCCACGTTTTGAAGCAGGAAGGTGTCGAGTACCTCTTCGCGTACCCGGTCAATCCACTGATCGAGACGGCTGCCGAGTTGGACATCCGCACGGTGATCGTCCGCCAGGAGCGGATCGGCCTCCACATGGCCGATGCGATGAGCCGGCTGACTTCTGGCCGCAAGATCGGCGTGTTCTGCATGCAAAGCGGGCCGGGCACGGAGAACGCCTACGGCGGCGTGGCGCAGGCCTTCGGGGAGTCGGTGCCCATCGTGGTGCTCCCCATGGGGTACCGCAGGCAGGTCGCCCAGTTGTCGCCGAATTTCCATGCTTATCTCAACTTCCAGCACATCACCAAGTCCTGTGAATACCTGGTGCTCCCCGAGACCGTATCGGAGGTCATGAGGAGGGCCTTCACGCAGGTGAGGAACGGTCGGCCCGGTCCTGCGCTGGTGGAGTTCCCGACCGACCTGCTCGGTGAAGAGGTGCCCGGGACGTTCGACTACCGGCCGACACCGTCCGTGCGCGTCGGACCCGATCCGGACGCGGTGCGCGACGCCGCCGAGGCCCTGGTCGCGGCGGAGCGGCCGGTCATCTACGCCGGACAGGGTGTGCACTACGCAGAGGCGTGGCCTGAGCTGCAACAGCTGGCCGAGCTGCTCGAGGCGCCGGTTACCACCAGCCTGGACGGCAAGAGCGCTTTCCCGGAAAACCATCCCCTGTCCCTGGGAAACGGGGGACGGTCGATGCCGGAACCCGTGCACGTCTTCGTGCAAAATGCCGACGTGATCTTCGGCATCGGGTGCAGCTTCACCCGGACGAACTTCGGCCTGGCCATGCCCGAGGGCAAGACCTACATCCACGCCACGCTGGATCCCGGCGACATCAACAAGGACGTGGCGTGCCACTATCCCATCGTGGGCGATGCCGCGCTCACGCTCCGGGCCCTCATCGACGAGGTTTCTGACCGGTTGAAGAAAAGGCCGCGCGGCCGGTACGAAGGGATCGTGAGCGAGATCCAGGCGATCAGGCGGCGCTGGATGAACGCCTGGATGCCGAAACTCAAGGATGCCTCCACGCCTTTCTCCCCCTACCGGGTGATCAGCGACATGATCGACACCGTCGACATCGACCGAACGATCATCACCCACGACGCGGGCAGCCCCCGCGACCAGTTGACTCCCTTCTGGCCCTCGACCACGCCCCTGAGCTACATCGGCTGGGGCAAGACCACCCAGCTCGGTTACGGACTCGGGCTGGCCATGGGCGCGAAGCTGGTCCATCCGGACCGTCTCTGCATCAACGTGTGGGGCGACGCGGCCATCGGTTTCACGGGCATGGACTTCGAGACGGCCGTGCGCGAGCGCATCCCCATCCTTTCCGTGCTGTTCAACAACCACTCCATGGCCATCGAGATCCCTGTCATGCCCACGTCTCAGGCGAAGTACGGGGCGACCGACATTTCGGGGAACTATGCGTTGATGGCGGAGGCCTTCGGCGGTTACGGCGAGCGGGTCGAGTCACCCGACGAGATCATCCCGGCGCTGAAGCGGGGGATCAGGAAGACAGAGGAGGGGGTGCCGGCGCTGCTGGAGTTCATGACCAGCAAGGAAATCGACTTCTCGTTCTTCTAA
- the thiO gene encoding glycine oxidase ThiO translates to MVLIWDTPGSFSMKTDVIIVGAGVIGLSIAHELLSRGTRVTLVDPREPGKEASWAAAGVLAPQGARPVSRAYLDLCLAGLDLYADWSAALLEETGIDVEYRTEAGLQVAFDDTESEELEQRYRHQQDLGLPVEQLTGEEVRALEPMLSPDTRCGLRFERMHQVENRRLVQALVAAVRARGGVFRIGDPVVDLIVRRNRAAGVVIPGERIGAERVVVAAGAWSGLLKWITGMPPPVQPVRGQMVCVDGRGVPPLGRVIYGMEQYLVPRRDGRVLMGATVEKTGFDASVTAGGVSEVIREGLRMAPGLAEAPVVETWAGLRPMSKDGKPILGPTGLERLVLATGHFRNGILLAPITGRLIADHLEHGAVPAAMAPFRADRFDR, encoded by the coding sequence ATGGTTTTGATTTGGGATACCCCGGGGTCCTTCTCCATGAAAACGGACGTTATAATAGTAGGCGCGGGCGTGATCGGACTCTCCATCGCCCACGAACTACTTTCCCGCGGAACACGCGTTACCCTCGTGGATCCGCGCGAGCCGGGCAAGGAAGCTTCCTGGGCCGCCGCCGGTGTGCTTGCACCGCAGGGCGCCCGTCCTGTTAGCCGGGCCTATCTTGACCTGTGCCTGGCGGGTTTGGATTTGTACGCCGACTGGTCCGCCGCGCTACTCGAGGAAACCGGCATCGACGTCGAGTACCGGACCGAAGCGGGGCTTCAGGTCGCCTTCGACGACACAGAATCCGAAGAACTGGAACAGCGATACCGCCACCAGCAGGATCTAGGTCTCCCGGTCGAGCAACTCACCGGCGAGGAGGTACGCGCACTCGAGCCCATGCTGTCGCCCGATACACGGTGCGGCCTGCGCTTCGAAAGGATGCACCAGGTGGAGAACCGGCGGCTGGTCCAGGCCCTGGTCGCCGCCGTCCGGGCCCGCGGAGGGGTATTCCGCATCGGGGACCCGGTTGTCGACCTGATCGTACGGAGGAACCGGGCGGCCGGCGTAGTCATCCCCGGCGAACGTATCGGCGCGGAACGCGTAGTGGTCGCGGCCGGCGCCTGGTCCGGCCTGCTGAAGTGGATCACGGGCATGCCGCCACCGGTCCAGCCCGTGCGGGGCCAGATGGTCTGCGTCGACGGGCGTGGCGTCCCGCCACTGGGCCGCGTTATCTACGGCATGGAACAGTACCTCGTTCCCCGCAGGGACGGCCGCGTGCTAATGGGTGCCACGGTGGAGAAGACCGGGTTCGACGCCAGTGTGACCGCGGGCGGCGTGTCCGAGGTAATCAGGGAAGGGTTGCGCATGGCGCCCGGACTGGCGGAAGCGCCGGTCGTGGAAACCTGGGCGGGGCTGCGTCCCATGTCGAAGGACGGCAAACCCATACTCGGCCCGACGGGCCTGGAACGCCTCGTCCTCGCCACGGGCCACTTCCGCAACGGCATTCTCCTCGCCCCGATAACCGGCCGGCTCATCGCGGATCACCTGGAGCACGGCGCAGTGCCCGCAGCCATGGCACCGTTCCGGGCGGATCGCTTCGACCGGTAG
- a CDS encoding Gfo/Idh/MocA family oxidoreductase — MNLDLEYRPVLGTKTDYGIGIIGAGGIVNAAHLPAYRKAGFNVIGLTDKDVDKANRTARDFEVPKVFPTVESLLDDPAVDIVDIAVPPWHQKELVRKATAAGKQLLCQKPLSNVYAEAVEIVEMAEERGVKLAVNQQMRWDQAVRASRTLLNRGLLGEPASAVIDVSILTEWRAWPWVLEAGGLDLMFHSIHYFDSMRSLFGDPERVWSSGASYPGHVATGETRTITVFEYTDTFQALVSVNHNNRTEENFATLRIDGTEGYAAGTFGLLYDYPHGRPDTLAWSSRKIDAGNTIHHRFEERWIPDSFIGPMGELMSSIEQDRLPETNGRDNLKTLQLVNAGYLSMAEHRAVAPGEIG, encoded by the coding sequence ATGAACCTGGACCTGGAATACCGCCCCGTACTGGGCACGAAAACGGATTACGGTATCGGCATCATCGGTGCGGGCGGGATCGTAAACGCCGCGCACCTCCCCGCTTACCGGAAGGCGGGGTTCAACGTGATCGGCTTGACGGACAAGGACGTCGACAAGGCGAACCGGACCGCCCGGGATTTCGAGGTGCCGAAGGTATTTCCTACCGTGGAATCGTTGCTCGACGACCCCGCCGTGGACATCGTGGACATCGCCGTACCGCCCTGGCACCAGAAGGAACTCGTCCGGAAGGCGACGGCGGCCGGCAAGCAACTGCTTTGCCAGAAACCGCTTTCGAACGTATACGCCGAAGCCGTTGAGATCGTGGAGATGGCGGAGGAGCGCGGCGTGAAGCTGGCCGTAAACCAGCAGATGCGGTGGGACCAGGCGGTAAGGGCGTCCAGGACGCTGCTGAACCGCGGGTTGCTGGGTGAACCCGCATCGGCCGTGATCGACGTGAGCATCCTGACCGAATGGCGGGCCTGGCCCTGGGTCCTCGAGGCCGGGGGGCTCGACCTGATGTTTCACAGTATTCATTACTTCGACAGCATGCGATCTCTGTTCGGAGACCCCGAACGGGTCTGGTCGTCCGGCGCGTCCTATCCAGGGCATGTAGCGACAGGAGAAACACGGACGATTACGGTGTTCGAGTACACGGACACCTTCCAGGCCCTGGTCTCCGTCAACCACAACAACCGGACGGAAGAAAACTTCGCGACGTTGCGCATTGACGGGACGGAAGGATACGCCGCGGGGACGTTCGGCCTGCTGTACGACTATCCCCATGGCCGGCCCGATACGCTAGCCTGGTCCAGCCGGAAGATCGATGCCGGCAACACCATCCATCACCGGTTCGAAGAGCGGTGGATACCCGACTCCTTCATCGGCCCCATGGGGGAACTGATGTCCTCCATCGAACAGGACCGGCTTCCCGAGACCAACGGGCGAGACAACCTCAAGACGCTTCAGCTGGTCAACGCCGGCTATCTGTCCATGGCGGAACACCGGGCCGTGGCTCCGGGCGAAATCGGATAG